The following proteins come from a genomic window of Anopheles ziemanni chromosome 3, idAnoZiCoDA_A2_x.2, whole genome shotgun sequence:
- the LOC131287028 gene encoding peroxisomal biogenesis factor 3, giving the protein MLSRIKSFLCRHRRKFVTTGVVIGGCMLLLKWTQYKLREMQERQAKEISEKLKRMQHFECTERTCNQTIAGIAPALSEKIFQLLDTDSLLVKLRSNPGDKLMLWEDIKIVAFTRLVTLVYAASMLGVTMKVQLNLLGGYLYKNTVEVDDQQKQQISENIQKAYLSMIQHFMGDGIEKLIDIVRQNVTTVMQRYSLKQQLTLADAEALLWSFQMALNNEEESPTKCIARYTLPPASAADDSVFKRLFEETLDVLESVESSDVLLANVSNGFSLIVDKLADYYVKAEKISDTPAENSKSNLNVESLSNINNIKISLAKLIPIVSGLACKMMQSNGGLASNGLNMPDLGDADMMSWLIIRFLQSEKLRTLGANVYETFCQ; this is encoded by the coding sequence ATGTTGTCGAGAATAAAAAGTTTCTTGTGCCGGCACCGCAGAAAATTCGTGACCACAGGCGTCGTCATTGGAGGATGTATGCTTTTGCTGAAATGGACTCAGTACAAGCTGCGCGAAATGCAAGAACGCCAGGCGAAGGAGATTAGTGAAAAGTTGAAGCGCATGCAGCATTTCGAATGTACGGAACGCACCTGCAATCAGACTATTGCCGGAATTGCTCCCGCTTTATCGGAGAAAATTTTCCAGCTACTCGATACGGACAGTTTGTTGGTGAAGCTACGCTCTAATCCCGGAGACAAGCTAATGCTTTGGGAGGACATTAAAATAGTCGCCTTCACGAGGCTGGTTACGCTCGTCTATGCTGCCTCTATGCTGGGAGTCACTATGAAGGTGCAACTGAACCTGCTGGGTGGCTATTTGTACAAGAACACGGTGGAAGTTGATGATCAACAGAAGCAGCAGATTTCAGAAAACATTCAGAAAGCTTATCTCTCCATGATTCAGCACTTCATGGGAGACGGTATCGAAAAACTGATCGATATCGTGCGCCAAAATGTGACTACCGTCATGCAGCGTTACAGCTTGAAGCAACAACTGACCTTGGCAGATGCGGAAGCCCTGCTATGGTCCTTCCAGATGGCGTTGAACAACGAAGAGGAAAGTCCCACGAAATGCATTGCTCGGTATACGCTACCACCTGCATCTGCCGCAGATGACAGTGTGTTCAAGAGATTGTTTGAGGAAACGCTGGACGTGCTGGAAAGTGTCGAATCCTCCGATGTCCTCCTGGCAAACGTGAGCAACGGGTTCTCGCTTATCGTAGATAAGTTGGCCGATTACTACGTGAAGGCGGAGAAAATCAGCGATACTCCAGCGGAAAACTCCAAATCGAACCTGAACGTGGAGAGTCTATCAAATATCAACAATATAAAAATTTCACTTGCCAAACTTATACCGATCGTGAGCGGACTGGCATGCAAAATGATGCAATCGAATGGTGGCTTGGCATCCAACGGTTTGAACATGCCGGATCTCGGCGATGCAGACATGATGTCGTGGTTAATAATTCGATTCTTGCAGTCAGAAAAACTACGAACCCTTGGGGCCAACGTGTACGAAACATTCTGTCAGTAA
- the LOC131286445 gene encoding actin-interacting protein 1 produces MAYTNKFIYATLPRTQRGQPIVLGGDPKGKNFLYTNGHSVIIRNIENPEIADIYTEHSCAVNVAKYSPSGFYIASGDQSGKIRIWDTVNKEHILKNEFQPIGGPIKDISWSPDSQRIVIVGEGRERFGHVFMAETGTSVGEISGQSKPINSCDFRPARPFRIITGSEDNTIGVFEGPPFKFKMTKQDHTRFVQAVRYSPSGHLFASAGFDGKVFIYDGTTSELVGEVGSPAHSGGVYGVAWKPDGTQLLTCSGDKSCKLWDVETRTLISEFPMGTTVDDQQVSCLWQGEHILSVSLSGFINYLDVNNPTKPLRIVKGHNKPITVLTLSDDRSTIYTGSHDGAVTNWNSGSGTNDRVGGAGHGNQINDIRAAGDFIYTAGIDDSIKQISVEGNVYTDVEAKLACQPRGMDILKESNTIVVGCVKDLTVLQDNRKVSTLPISYEASGVSINPETMDVAVGGDDSKVHVYTLNGSQLTHKVDLEHLGPVTDVRYSPDNKLLVASDANRKVILYSVADYKPPHNKEWGFHNARVNCVAFSPNSELVASGSLDTTIIIWFVNNPAKHTIIKNAHPQSQITRLVWLDNETLISTGQDCNTKVWNIETAA; encoded by the exons ATGGCCTATACGAACA AATTTATCTACGCGACACTGCCGCGAACACAGCGAGGCCAACCGATCGTGCTGGGCGGAGATCCGAAGGGGAAGAATTTTCTCTACACCAATGGACACTCCGTTATTATTCGCAACATCGAG AATCCGGAGATTGCCGATATCTACACGGAGCACTCGTGTGCGGTGAATGTGGCCAAATACTCGCCGAGCGGGTTTTACATCGCGTCCGGCGATCAGTCGGGCAAGATTCGTATATGGGACACGGTGAACAAGGAGCACATACTGAAGAATGAGTTCCAACCGATCGGTGGTCCAATAAAGGACATCTCCTGGTCGCCCGACAGCCAGCGGATCGTGATCGTGGGCGAAGGGCGTGAGCGATTCGGGCATGTGTTCATGGCCGAGACGGGCACATCCGTTGGGGAAATATCGGGCCAGTCAAAACCGATCAACTCGTGCGATTTCCGCCCGGCGCGTCCGTTCCGAATCATTACCGGAAGCGAGGACAACACGATCGGTGTGTTCGAGGGTCCGCCGTTCaagttcaaaatgaccaagcAGGATCATACGCGGTTTGTGCAGGCGGTACGTTACTCGCCGAGTGGCCACCTGTTTGCGTCGGCCGGATTCGACGGAAAGGTGTTTATCTACGACGGTACGACATCGGAGTTGGTCGGTGAGGTCGGTTCGCCGGCGCATAGCGGAGGCGTTTATGGTGTTGCGTGGAAACCGGATGGCACGCAGCTGCTGACCTGCTCCGGTGACAAGTCGTGCAAGCTGTGGGACGTCGAAACGCGTACCCTGATCAGTGAGTTCCCGATGGGCACGACGGTGGACGATCAGCAGGTATCCTGCCTGTGGCAGGGAGAGCACATTCTCTCGGTGTCCCTGTCCGGGTTCATCAACTACCTCGACGTGAACAACCCAACGAAGCCGCTGCGCATCGTGAAGGGCCATAACAAACCGATCACGGTGCTGACCCTTAGCGACGATCGCAGTACGATCTATACCGGCAGCCACGACGGGGCCGTGACGAACTGGAACTCGGGCAGTGGAACGAACGACCGTGTTGGAGGGGCCGGGCACGGCAATCAGATAAACGATATTCGCGCGGCCGGAGACTTTATCTACACGGCTGGCATCGATGATTCGATCAAGCAGATCAGCGTCGAGGGCAACGTGTACACCGACGTGGAAGCGAAGCTCGCTTGTCAACCGCGCGGCATGGACATCCTGAAGGAGAGCAACACGATTGTGGTTGGTTGTGTGAAAGACCTGACCGTGCTGCAGGACAACCGGAAGGTTTCGACGCTGCCGATCAGCTACGAGGCGAGCGGTGTTAGCATCAACCCGGAGACGATGGATGTGGCCGTTGGCGGTGATGACAGTAAGGTGCACGTGTACACGCTGAACGGAAGTCAGCTGACGCACAAGGTCGACCTAGAGCATCTCGGACCGGTGACGGATGTTCGCTATTCGCCGGACAACAAGTTGCTGGTGGCTTCCGATGCCAACCGGAAGGTGATCCTGTACAGTGTGGCAGATTACAAG CCTCCGCACAACAAGGAATGGGGCTTCCACAATGCTCGCGTGAATTGCGTTGCGTTTTCGCCAAACTCGGAACTCGTGGCCAGCGGGTCGCTTGACACCACTATCATCATTTGGTTTGTGAACAACCCGGCCAAGCATACCATTATTAAGA ATGCCCATCCGCAATCGCAAATTACCCGGCTGGTTTGGCTCGACAACGAAACGCTGATCTCGACTGGTCAAGACTGCAACACGAAAGTTTGGAACATTGAGACTGCCGCCTAA